TGACCGGCAGGCCGGGGTGGCGTCTGGCGATCTCGCGGTTGACGGTATGGGCGTCCGCGACGATGCGGTTCCAGCCGTCGCGGTCGGCCAGGTGGCCGGCCGGGCTCGCGTCGGAGATGCTCTTGCCGTGGCCGCGGTGGTCGTGCGCGTAGGTGGTGTAGCCGACGCCGGCCAACCCTCCCGCGAGACGCGCGTAGCGGCCCGAGTGCTCGGCCATGCCGTGCAGGACCTGGACGACCGCCCTGGGCGCCTCGACCGCCCAGCCGCTCACGTGGAGGCTCGCGCCATCCGCCGCCCGGAACGAGAAATCGGCTGTCTTCATGGCTCCAGACGATACCGCATCCGACGCTGGGGAGCGCCAGGCGATCCGACCGGCCTGTCGTGCATGGGTTCCGTCAGTACGCGCCGCCCCGCGGCAGAATCGCGTACACGTGGCGCACCTGCGACTGCCGATCGGGCGTCAGGAGGATTCGCCAGCCCCCCACCCTCACCCGCAGGTCACCCTTGAGCCTGCCCGTAAGGGGTTTCACGGCCGGGTGCGACGGCGGTGTCTCGAGAAGCTCGAGCTCGCGCAGCGCCTCCTTGATCCGCGCACGCGTCGGGCGGTCGAGCTTGAGGTACTGCCTCTCCGCAGACGGTTGCGTCGCGTCCACCAAGGCTCGAGGAGACTCTCGTCGAGAACGACGCAGCCATGGTGTCGCGGCGTGGAACGCCTCCCCGAGGCCCGCTGGTGCGCTAGACTCGCGGGCCGGACGCACAGCGGTTTCGAGCGATGCCTGAACCAGCCCAACCACCTCGCGCCACGACCCTCCGCGCCCTCGGGCGTGCGCTCAAGCACCGCAACTACCGGCTGTTCTTCGTCGGGCAGAGCATCTCGCTGATCGGCACCTGGATGACCAGGGTCGCCACGGGCTGGCTGATCTACCGGCTCACCGGGTCGGCGTGGCTGCTCGGAGTGCTCAGCTTCGCCGGTCAGGTGCCGACCTTCGTGCTGGCGCCGGTCGCCGGCGTCCTCGTGGACCGCTGGAACCGGCACCGCGTGCTGCTGGCCACCCAGGTGCTGGCCATGGTCCAGTCGGCGCTGCTCGCGGCCCTGTCGCTCGGCGGCGTGATCACCGTGACCCACGTGGTGATCCTGAGTGTCTGCCAGGGGCTCATCAACGCGTTCGACATGCCGGCGCGGCAGGCCCTGGTCGTGCACATGGTGGATGACCGAGCCGACCTG
The sequence above is drawn from the Thermoanaerobaculales bacterium genome and encodes:
- a CDS encoding type II toxin-antitoxin system RelE/ParE family toxin, producing MDATQPSAERQYLKLDRPTRARIKEALRELELLETPPSHPAVKPLTGRLKGDLRVRVGGWRILLTPDRQSQVRHVYAILPRGGAY